From Pigmentibacter ruber, a single genomic window includes:
- a CDS encoding SpoIIE family protein phosphatase, with amino-acid sequence MSSITIEDIVKKWTQKLTNMIKYLYIFVGFIIFVGLIANYLIPNLLFNILVIIIIIISGFFIYIISEKVQQLMLEWHVEFTNPTEKLLQTIQMVSMQKLDLLPEEQLDSFTSESHLKLLEVARGILEHQRFIDQVVDNMFEMMFLLNQDGIIMKANKSACETTHFSQADLIGQHIRKLFPHAESLVDYYLELEIQFTTQGFVKDVEVFVQTSEGELLPFSINGVKIESTTGVLLGYTMIAKNQAETVRLFNQVNKSNYELGRANEELAKRYDQIKKEIEEKEGQRRTLEMELATSQLVQKTFLPQIAPEHPNVDCAGTAIPAAFCGGDWWNTITLKDKFFVFIADVTGHGTASAMVTAAISGYFVSVKSKLFAGENLDVDDILQGFDTVLSSMGHSDVSYNMTCFSCVFDFEKKVIRYANAGHNFPLIVKADKKVETLIASGNRLGNIGATRIDNKVFEKKELPLTGGEFIFFYTDGLIENKNDKDEEYGKRRLRKFIEKNYTKTSSEFVSLLLQDSLEFYGAGKALEDDITMVVVRVKQP; translated from the coding sequence TTGAGTTCAATTACCATTGAAGACATTGTGAAAAAATGGACTCAAAAACTTACAAATATGATAAAATATTTATACATATTTGTAGGCTTCATTATTTTTGTTGGACTCATTGCAAATTATTTAATTCCTAATTTATTATTTAATATTTTAGTCATAATAATTATTATTATAAGTGGATTTTTTATTTATATTATTTCAGAAAAAGTTCAACAACTCATGCTAGAATGGCACGTAGAGTTTACAAATCCAACTGAAAAACTTCTCCAAACAATACAAATGGTTTCAATGCAAAAATTAGATTTACTTCCAGAAGAGCAATTAGATAGCTTTACTTCGGAGTCACACTTAAAATTACTAGAAGTAGCACGCGGAATATTGGAACATCAACGCTTTATAGATCAAGTTGTTGATAATATGTTTGAAATGATGTTTTTGCTCAATCAAGATGGAATTATTATGAAAGCAAATAAATCTGCATGTGAAACAACTCATTTTTCACAAGCAGATTTAATAGGACAACATATTAGGAAACTTTTTCCGCATGCAGAAAGCCTTGTTGATTACTATTTAGAACTTGAAATTCAATTTACCACTCAGGGATTTGTAAAAGATGTAGAAGTTTTTGTCCAAACATCAGAGGGTGAACTTCTCCCCTTTTCAATTAATGGCGTTAAAATTGAAAGTACTACTGGAGTTTTATTAGGTTATACAATGATTGCAAAAAACCAAGCTGAAACAGTTCGTCTTTTCAATCAGGTAAATAAAAGTAACTATGAGCTTGGTAGAGCAAACGAAGAATTAGCAAAACGCTATGATCAAATTAAAAAAGAAATAGAAGAAAAGGAAGGACAAAGAAGAACTTTAGAAATGGAGTTAGCAACTAGCCAGCTCGTGCAAAAAACATTTTTGCCTCAAATTGCTCCAGAACATCCTAATGTAGATTGCGCAGGAACAGCAATACCTGCTGCTTTTTGTGGAGGAGATTGGTGGAACACAATAACATTAAAGGATAAATTCTTTGTTTTTATTGCTGATGTGACAGGTCATGGTACAGCAAGTGCAATGGTGACAGCAGCGATATCTGGTTATTTTGTTTCAGTAAAGAGCAAACTTTTTGCAGGTGAAAACCTTGATGTTGATGACATTTTACAAGGATTTGATACAGTGCTTTCTAGTATGGGACATAGTGATGTTAGTTACAACATGACATGCTTCTCTTGTGTCTTTGATTTCGAAAAGAAAGTAATACGTTATGCGAATGCTGGCCACAATTTTCCTCTAATAGTGAAAGCCGACAAAAAAGTTGAAACTCTTATTGCTAGTGGTAATAGACTTGGAAACATTGGAGCAACTCGTATTGACAATAAGGTATTTGAAAAAAAAGAACTTCCTTTAACCGGAGGAGAATTTATTTTCTTTTATACAGATGGTTTAATTGAAAATAAAAATGATAAAGATGAGGAATATGGCAAACGAAGACTTAGAAAATTTATTGAAAAGAATTATACTAAAACAAGCTCAGAATTTGTTTCCTTATTATTGCAAGATAGTCTTGAGTTTTATGGAGCAGGCAAAGCTCTTGAAGATGATATTACCATGGTCGTTGTTAGAGTTAAACAACCTTAA
- a CDS encoding methyl-accepting chemotaxis protein, whose protein sequence is MEEIRFKPTIFVLIAILGAVAIAATGFLSTDWMLTTAVSVVLFLLAFVWFFSVRKRIDEILTHDLDKIANDAARAIRDEIESSGGHLSDKGISEKEKQLDQKERDIAAREKDLHSKEKEIAKLKDELESRKKNFEQASQIPSVSSARSKDSSKEELQQREIIALRHQILHMEEVNNARLSSLQHEFQSKNVQAQKNMEFWKSSAESMNKKLQDQKREFDSLAKSLESRAVLAEERGLDQQNKLTKLQLDASQKEIGVSEQVQRLEEIISLVPEMTNQLHNVTHQTERSAIEIGDKVRFIYEKAQEHLEESNEISAQFRGGKGNNSNTSLSEVIQSSLSLLREMIEMLEHNSKLNMDYSQAIDTILVNTAEINKISDEIQYISDQTNLLALNAAIEAARAGEHGRGFSVVAEEVRKLSDRTSLASNNIIQIVGKVNSSVRDISRSLLENLKKNTEKKTHVDHAVNELVRTAEESTEVFTKLISNAVASSESVAKNIDQIILSLQFQDITKQQIDQALQPLEKIKINIEELLNKALQNDALALKTAHQNTGHGGDGGGGSTPPPAAPAAGSTPPPPPTSGGSGGAAAKPQAQVSAAKAAPPKAPTPPSKPPEAGGTAADDESLVKGDVVFF, encoded by the coding sequence ATGGAAGAGATCCGATTTAAACCTACCATATTTGTGTTGATAGCTATTTTAGGAGCAGTTGCTATTGCAGCGACTGGTTTTTTATCAACAGATTGGATGTTAACCACAGCAGTAAGTGTCGTTTTATTCTTATTAGCTTTTGTTTGGTTCTTTTCTGTTCGAAAAAGAATAGATGAAATTCTGACTCATGATCTAGACAAAATTGCCAACGATGCAGCTAGAGCGATACGCGATGAGATTGAATCTTCTGGTGGCCATTTGAGTGATAAAGGAATTTCAGAGAAAGAAAAACAATTAGATCAAAAAGAAAGAGATATAGCTGCGAGAGAAAAAGATCTTCATAGTAAAGAAAAAGAAATAGCAAAATTAAAAGATGAACTAGAGTCAAGAAAGAAAAATTTTGAGCAAGCTTCTCAAATTCCTTCAGTAAGTTCTGCTAGATCAAAAGATTCCTCGAAAGAGGAATTACAACAGAGAGAAATTATTGCTCTAAGGCATCAAATACTTCATATGGAAGAAGTAAACAATGCCAGACTTTCATCCTTACAACATGAATTTCAATCTAAAAATGTTCAAGCACAAAAAAATATGGAATTTTGGAAGTCTAGTGCTGAAAGCATGAATAAAAAGTTACAAGATCAAAAACGAGAATTTGATTCACTGGCAAAATCACTTGAAAGCAGGGCGGTTCTTGCTGAAGAACGTGGGCTAGATCAACAAAATAAATTAACAAAACTTCAACTCGATGCATCTCAAAAAGAAATTGGTGTGAGTGAACAGGTTCAACGGCTAGAAGAAATTATCTCTCTCGTCCCTGAAATGACAAATCAATTGCATAATGTAACACATCAAACAGAAAGAAGTGCAATAGAGATTGGTGATAAAGTAAGATTCATCTATGAAAAAGCTCAAGAACATTTGGAAGAGTCTAATGAAATATCAGCGCAATTTAGAGGTGGAAAAGGAAACAATAGCAATACATCACTTAGTGAAGTCATTCAAAGTAGTTTATCACTCTTAAGAGAAATGATAGAAATGTTAGAGCATAACTCTAAACTTAATATGGATTATTCTCAAGCTATTGATACAATCTTAGTTAACACTGCTGAAATTAATAAAATTAGTGATGAAATTCAATATATTTCTGATCAAACAAACTTATTAGCGTTAAATGCAGCAATTGAAGCTGCGAGAGCAGGCGAACATGGGCGTGGTTTCTCAGTTGTTGCTGAAGAAGTTAGAAAGTTATCTGATAGAACAAGTTTAGCAAGTAATAACATCATCCAAATAGTTGGAAAAGTGAATTCTAGTGTTAGAGACATAAGTAGAAGCTTATTGGAAAACCTGAAAAAGAACACCGAAAAGAAAACGCATGTGGATCATGCTGTTAATGAATTAGTGCGCACTGCTGAAGAAAGTACCGAAGTATTTACAAAACTTATTTCTAATGCGGTTGCAAGTTCAGAAAGTGTTGCAAAAAATATTGATCAAATTATTTTAAGTTTACAGTTCCAAGATATTACTAAACAACAAATTGATCAAGCATTACAACCTTTGGAAAAAATCAAAATAAATATTGAAGAATTATTAAATAAAGCTTTGCAAAATGATGCTTTAGCTTTAAAAACTGCGCATCAAAATACAGGTCATGGAGGTGATGGAGGCGGTGGTAGTACTCCCCCTCCTGCAGCACCAGCTGCAGGTTCAACTCCGCCTCCTCCGCCCACTTCAGGAGGTAGTGGTGGAGCCGCAGCAAAGCCACAAGCGCAAGTTAGCGCAGCCAAAGCAGCTCCTCCAAAGGCACCAACTCCTCCAAGCAAACCTCCAGAAGCTGGAGGTACAGCTGCTGATGATGAATCGCTAGTAAAAGGTGATGTAGTCTTTTTCTAA